The following proteins are co-located in the Gordonia polyisoprenivorans genome:
- a CDS encoding GGDEF domain-containing protein: MSSTERVHALVDDRLALTVGLGALLFLAVGVAQFLFDTAPNVWAPSWVAIFTAAVLGAEGLLLWRRRDVIKRVSAPIVVTATAVVVAINPLVYIAFTGIAYPAIGTLLVIVALGALVPYPRIAVVLIALVNVAAAAYAIHFTTDVSFGSVILQLVKADVLALIIALTWQRTERRLHRANETIRALAITDDLTGLLNRRGLTTRGHVLLDEALTRARPVVVGSIDIDGLKHLNDTRGHAEGDRMIQAAGGSLRWLLDAGQLAARIGGDEFVVLIVSDSDTGVRQLQNRVVESISALPQSASIGWAAPEPGATTTLTRLLAESDREMLSQKRRRRDGRKDAG; encoded by the coding sequence ATGTCGAGTACAGAGCGTGTCCACGCGCTCGTTGACGATCGACTTGCGCTTACGGTCGGACTCGGTGCTCTGCTGTTCTTGGCTGTCGGCGTGGCACAGTTTCTGTTTGACACGGCACCGAATGTCTGGGCACCGTCGTGGGTCGCGATCTTCACCGCTGCCGTGTTGGGTGCCGAAGGTTTGCTGCTGTGGCGCCGCCGTGACGTGATCAAACGTGTCAGCGCACCGATTGTGGTGACCGCGACCGCTGTCGTGGTGGCAATCAACCCGCTCGTGTACATCGCGTTCACTGGTATCGCTTACCCCGCAATCGGTACGTTGCTGGTGATCGTCGCCTTGGGTGCGTTGGTTCCCTATCCGCGCATCGCCGTGGTCCTCATCGCGCTGGTCAATGTCGCCGCCGCTGCATACGCCATCCACTTCACCACCGATGTCAGTTTCGGCTCGGTCATTCTGCAACTCGTGAAGGCCGATGTACTCGCGCTTATCATCGCGCTGACGTGGCAGCGGACCGAGCGTCGACTGCACCGTGCCAATGAGACCATTCGGGCCCTGGCCATCACCGACGACCTCACCGGATTGCTGAACCGCCGCGGACTGACGACCCGCGGCCACGTTCTGCTCGATGAAGCACTCACCCGCGCTCGACCGGTCGTCGTCGGCAGCATCGACATCGACGGACTCAAGCACCTCAATGACACTCGCGGTCACGCCGAGGGCGACAGGATGATCCAGGCCGCCGGCGGGTCGCTGCGGTGGCTGCTCGACGCCGGTCAGCTCGCCGCTCGCATCGGGGGTGACGAGTTCGTCGTCCTGATCGTCAGCGACAGTGACACAGGCGTCCGGCAGTTGCAGAATCGGGTCGTGGAATCGATTTCCGCGCTACCGCAGTCGGCGTCGATCGGGTGGGCTGCGCCGGAGCCGGGTGCCACGACCACGTTGACGCGTCTGCTTGCCGAATCGGACCGCGAAATGTTGTCCCAGAAGCGTCGACGCCGTGATGGTCGCAAGGATGCGGGTTGA
- a CDS encoding APC family permease, which yields MLNIATRTAPTDSGPTPETPEPPDPAEKRRLTATTGLAALSLDAMASVAYGPEAIVVVLAAAGSHALGLTLPVSAAIVALLAILIASYRQLIAVFPDGGGAYASSKRYLGRRPALVAAASLVIDYVLNVAVSVAAGTAALTSAIPAARPYTVWIGLGVLVLITAVNLRGIVSSAMVFMAPTVIFIVSILSLIVVGLITGGHPTHSSVEHTTGTLTTVGLLLVLKAFANGCAALTGVEAIANATPQFRQNRVRRAQHAEVALGVLLGAMMLGVAALVEVLHIEPRDGVTVLSQITEGVFGRGALYYVIQAATVILLALAANTSFGGLPQLMKVVAADDYLPHRLTRATHGVYREGVLVLAVAAGILIAVTEGNVNLLVPLFAICVFIGFTLAQLGLVRHWWSARTRGWRWRLALNAIGATATGLATVVVTVMKADEGSLWVIVVLVVLVASMSAVSRAYRKRRIAAAAADHHADLVRKTLTHRSFAGQGIAVVPVSQPCIAVEDALRRARSFGREVRVVHVEVAVSPEEGFATCWRERHPMVPLETLYAVDEDSIVEAITDYVEGLTATDDVLVVIPDPDATARSRLLSAGRADDLEDVLRRDTAALVTRVCARPMA from the coding sequence GTGCTGAACATCGCGACCCGCACCGCCCCGACGGATTCCGGACCGACACCGGAGACCCCGGAACCGCCCGACCCTGCCGAGAAACGGCGTCTGACCGCGACCACCGGGCTCGCCGCATTATCGCTGGATGCGATGGCGTCAGTGGCCTACGGCCCGGAGGCGATCGTCGTTGTCCTGGCCGCCGCGGGTAGCCACGCCCTCGGGCTGACGCTGCCGGTCAGCGCGGCCATCGTTGCGCTGCTGGCCATCCTGATCGCATCGTATCGGCAGCTGATCGCAGTCTTCCCCGACGGGGGAGGGGCGTATGCGTCGTCGAAGCGCTATCTCGGCCGGCGTCCGGCGCTGGTGGCGGCGGCGTCCCTGGTCATCGACTACGTGCTCAACGTCGCTGTGTCGGTGGCGGCCGGGACCGCTGCGCTGACGTCGGCGATCCCCGCGGCACGGCCGTACACGGTGTGGATCGGTCTGGGCGTTCTGGTGCTCATCACCGCGGTCAATCTCCGCGGCATCGTCAGCAGCGCAATGGTGTTCATGGCGCCGACGGTTATCTTCATCGTGTCGATCCTCTCGCTCATCGTCGTCGGACTGATCACCGGTGGGCACCCCACCCACTCCTCGGTCGAGCACACCACCGGCACCCTCACCACCGTGGGACTCCTGTTGGTGCTCAAGGCATTCGCCAACGGATGCGCCGCATTGACCGGTGTCGAGGCCATCGCCAACGCCACCCCGCAGTTCCGGCAGAACCGGGTTCGACGTGCCCAGCATGCCGAGGTGGCACTCGGTGTGCTGCTGGGTGCCATGATGCTCGGGGTGGCCGCGCTGGTGGAGGTGCTGCACATCGAACCGCGCGACGGGGTGACCGTGCTCTCGCAGATCACCGAGGGCGTCTTCGGGCGTGGTGCACTGTATTACGTCATTCAGGCGGCGACGGTCATCCTGCTCGCGTTGGCCGCCAACACCAGTTTCGGTGGACTGCCGCAGCTGATGAAGGTGGTCGCCGCCGACGACTACCTGCCGCATCGGCTCACCCGCGCCACCCATGGTGTCTACCGCGAGGGCGTGCTCGTACTCGCTGTTGCCGCCGGCATCCTGATCGCGGTGACCGAGGGCAACGTCAATCTGCTCGTGCCGTTGTTCGCGATCTGCGTGTTCATCGGATTCACGCTCGCCCAACTGGGTTTGGTGCGGCACTGGTGGTCAGCGCGCACTCGCGGGTGGCGATGGCGTCTGGCGCTCAACGCGATCGGCGCCACAGCGACCGGCCTGGCCACCGTGGTGGTGACCGTGATGAAGGCCGACGAGGGGTCGCTGTGGGTCATCGTGGTGCTCGTCGTGCTGGTTGCGTCGATGTCGGCGGTCTCGCGTGCATACCGTAAGCGCCGGATCGCCGCGGCTGCCGCCGACCATCACGCCGATCTCGTACGAAAGACGCTCACCCACCGCTCCTTTGCCGGGCAGGGGATCGCCGTGGTGCCGGTATCGCAGCCGTGCATCGCGGTCGAGGACGCGCTGCGCCGGGCCCGATCCTTCGGGCGGGAGGTCCGGGTGGTGCACGTCGAGGTCGCGGTGTCCCCTGAGGAAGGTTTCGCGACGTGCTGGCGCGAGCGGCATCCGATGGTGCCGCTGGAAACCCTGTACGCCGTCGACGAGGACTCGATCGTCGAGGCCATCACCGACTACGTCGAAGGCCTCACCGCCACCGACGACGTGCTCGTCGTCATCCCCGATCCCGACGCCACAGCCCGCTCACGTCTCCTCTCCGCCGGACGCGCCGATGATCTCGAAGATGTCTTGCGGCGCGACACCGCAGCGCTCGTCACGCGGGTGTGCGCGCGGCCGATGGCCTGA